CGTGGCAGATAAGTCACTTTCAGGAACGAGGATTTACAAGGCGGCAGATCATATCGAACCAAGTCTCCTCTTCCATCCCCGCCCCCTGATTCGATCAGCTGACACACAGATATCACGGTACATGGAACTTGGAGAGGCGTAGCAATCTTAGCAGACAACCCACTATGATAACGACATAGAAGAGTAGGTTCAGTCCAGAGCAGCTTTCGCCCTGCGAGCCGGTGAGGGTTTCGGCAGGCCATCGAGCAATGGTCGGGTGAAGGACTCGTGGTTGAAGGTCCACTTGGAACTTGACCACATGGAGATCCCATTCTCTGAATCTGCAAAGTTTGGCGCACTTGGTGACTTCCGCACCGATTTAAACCCGCTTAGAAGTGAGCCATTGCTCTTCGCGGTGGGATCCGGGCTGCTCGTGTCCATATTAAGACGGATGCTGGAAAGCGGCTTCGGCAAGAAACTCTTGATCATCTTAATTGAGTCTGACAGAAGATCATCCTGGGTATCAGTCGTGTTCGATAGATGGTCGGATTCCACTTTCTGCCGCCTGCGTATGGAACCATCTTGCTTTGCTTTGGTTGCCCCATTGCCCTTTGTGCCACTCGCACCATTTGTAGTGTCTTCCGAGTCCTGGCTTCTGCCAGTACTTTGCATACTGTCCAGTGGAGAAGAGTAATCGAGCAACGCTTCGGTGCCAATGCGTTGGGGACTTCCCTTGCTGTACAAGGACATTTCAGTACTGTAATCTCCTCTTTGAGAGTCAAGGCCATAGTAGCTCTGCAAGTTGCTCATTGCAAGCGACGACTGCTGCTGACCAGACTTGCATGAATCTAATGAATCCTCAACATCCCTGTTTTGCTGATGGTTTGGAGCCCACGCTCTGAAAAAACACACGAAGAATAAACTTAAGCACACCTACAGTAGGTACATA
This is a stretch of genomic DNA from Brachypodium distachyon strain Bd21 chromosome 1, Brachypodium_distachyon_v3.0, whole genome shotgun sequence. It encodes these proteins:
- the LOC100832309 gene encoding lysM and putative peptidoglycan-binding domain-containing protein 1, coding for MGISHPLSDEFYGPRGGGVLLSPERTPPSSPPPASCCSAVDQDFMEHEVSRMDTLAGIAIKYGVEISDIKRANGLVSDSQMFAHKALLIPLPGRPMPSSVRLNGSSQRSKRAWAPNHQQNRDVEDSLDSCKSGQQQSSLAMSNLQSYYGLDSQRGDYSTEMSLYSKGSPQRIGTEALLDYSSPLDSMQSTGRSQDSEDTTNGASGTKGNGATKAKQDGSIRRRQKVESDHLSNTTDTQDDLLSDSIKMIKSFLPKPLSSIRLNMDTSSPDPTAKSNGSLLSGFKSVRKSPSAPNFADSENGISMWSSSKWTFNHESFTRPLLDGLPKPSPARRAKAALD